One Streptomyces spororaveus genomic window, ATCGGACTGGCCGCCGCCCACGCACTGCGGGCCCTGGGCCTGCTCGACCTCGGCGCCGGGGACGCCGGGAGCGCGCTCGCCCGCCTGGAGGCGGCCAGGGACCGGGCGGGGCATCCGGTCCTGACCGCCTTCCTCCTTCCCGATCTGGTCGAGGCGGCGGTCCGGGCCGGGCAGGTGGAGCGCGCGGCGCACGCGGTCGCGGTCATGACGCGGTGGGCCGGGGCCGCGCAGCAGCCGGCGGCCTGGGCCCTGGCCCGCCGCTGCCAGGCGCTGACCTCTTCGGGCGCCGGGGCCGGGGAGCACTTCACGGCCGCGCTGCGGCTGCACGAGGAGGGCACGGCCCAGCCGTTCGAGCGGGCCCGTACCGAGCTGCTGTACGGGGAGTGGCTGCGCCGTGAACGGCGCCGCAGCGATGCCCGCGGCCGTCTTCGCAGTGCCCTGGAGACGTTCGAGGGGCTCGGTGCCCGGGCCTGGGCGTCACGGGCCCGCACCGAACTCCAGGCCTGCGGTGAGACGCTGGATCCCGCGGGGCGCCGGGACGAGCTGCTGGACCGGCTCAGCCCGCAGGAACGGGAAGTCGTGCGGCTCGCCGCCACGGGTGCCACCAACCGTCAGATCGCCGCCCGGCTCTTCCTGAGCCCCCGCACGGTCGGCCACCACCTCTACCGGGCCTTCCCCAAGCTCGGCGTCACCACCCGCAACGACCTGCCGCTGCTCCTGGACCGGGACCGCTGACCCGGCCCGCCCCGGCGCCGCCCCGGCGTGCGCCGTCCCGCCCCGGGGTGCCGTGGCGGGGGTGTGAGGGGCGGGCGGGGCGTCAGCCGCCGCGCCCCGGGGGCCCGTGCCTTTCCGCCGGCAGGCCCCGGCGGGGCTCAGGCCCGCCTGTCCCCCGCCGGGGTCTGCCGGGCGGCTGCGACGCGGGCCGGGTGGGTGGGCGCGTCCGGTACGCCGGCGGGGCGCAGGTTCGCGAACTCCTTGCGCAGGATTGGTACGACCTCCTCGCCGAGCAGGTCGAGCTGTTCCAGGACGGTCTTCAGGGGCAGGCCGGCGTGGTCCATGAGGAACAGCTGGCGCTGGTAGTCGCCGGCGTAGTCGCGGAAGGACAGGGTGCGTTCGATGACCTGCTGCGGCGAGCCGACGGTCAGCGGGGTCTGTGAGGTGAACTCCTCCAGGGACGGGCCGTGGCCGTAGACGGGCGCGTTGTCGAAGTAGGGGCGGAACTCGCGTACCGCGTCCTGGGAGTTCTTGCGCATGAAGACCTGGCCGCCGAGGCCGACGACGGCCTGTTCGGGGGTGCCGTGGCCGTGGTGGGCGTAGCGCTCGCGGTAGAGGCTGATCATCTGTGCGGTGTGGGAGGGGGGCCAGAAGATGTTGTTGTGGAAGAAGCCGTCGCCGTAGTAGGCGGCCAGTTCGGCGGTCTCCGGGGAGCGGATGGAGCCGTGCCAGACGAAGGGCGCGACGCCGTCCAGGGGGCGGGGGGTGGAGGTGAAGGACTGCAGCGGGGTGCGGAACCTGCCGTGCCAGGTGACGGTGTCCTCGTCCCACAGGCGGCGCAGCAGGGCGTAGTTCTCGGCGGCGAGGTCGGTGCCGTCGCGGATGTCCTTGCCGAACCAGGGGTAGACGGGTCCGGTGTTGCCGCGGCCCGTCATGAGGTCGACGCGGCCGTCCGCGAGGTGCTGGAGCATCGCGAAGTCCTCGGCGATCTTCACCGGGTCGTTGGTGGTGATCAGCGTCGTCGAGGTGGACAGGATCAGGTGCTCGGTGCGGGCGGCGATGTAGCCGAGCATCGTCGTCGGTGAGGAGGGGACGAAGGGCGGGTTGTGGTGCTCGCCGGTGGCGAAGACGTCGAGGCCGACTTCCTCGGCCTTCTGCGCGATGGCGAGCATCGCCTTGATGCGTTCGTTCTCGCCGGGCACGCGTCCGGTCGTCGGGTCGGCGGTGACGTCGCCGACGGTGAAGATCCCGAACTGCATGAGTCCCCATCCCCTTCCAAGATTGTTGACTGTTCAACCATACCCGGAACGGGGGGCGCGCCCGCGGTATTCCCGGCGGCGGGCACGGGGCCGCCCCCGCGGCACCCGGCCGCGGGGGCCGGGTGCCGCGGGGGCGGCGGGTGCCGCGGGGGCGGCGGGTGCCGCGGGGGCGGCGGGTGCCGCGGGGGCGGCGGGTGCCGCGGGGGCGGCGGAACGCCGGGGCCGGGGGTGTCAGCCCTGGCAGAGGCCGCGGGTGTAGTCGTGGGTCGCGGTGGCCTGGGAGTAGCGCCACTGCGGGTCCAGCAGGTCGCTGGTGAGCTGCCGGGCCGCGGCCGGGCTCTCGACGACGTACCCGAAGTCCTGGAGCCAGGACGGGTACAGGTTCTTGGAGCCGATGTAGAAGGCCGATCCGTCGACCGAGACCAGCTTGTGGTGCTGGGCGTAGGGCTTGCCGTCCGCCCAGGTGGGCCGGTCGGAGGCGCGGAAGGTGGCCAGCTGGAGGTTCTCGCACATCGCGGTGCGGGCCCGGGTGCCGTCGCCGGTCAGGGCCGTCAGGCGGCCGCGCAGCGCGTCGCTCACCTCGGAGAGCGACTTGATCTGCGAGTAGCCGCCGCTGCCGATCGTGCCGCGGTTGGCCGGGTCGCTCACCACGATGCGGACCTTGACGCCGGAGACGAGCTTGGCGGCGAGGGCGTCGTAGAGGCGCACGTCGTAGCGGGGCAGCGGCGGGCAGGTGGCGTGCACGTCCTGCTGGGAGATCTCGATGTGGGAGGTCGCGCTGGAGACCAGGGCGCGCAGGGCGCTCTCCTCGGGGTTGACGGTGTCGTAGTCGCGGTCGGCGTTGGTGTTGTCGTGCACGCCGATGCCGCACCGGGTGTCGCCGGCGGTGGGCAGGACCGGGTTGAAGGCGGAGGCGGGGTCGCTGCGGCGGATGCCGACGCCGAGGCCGCCGACGGCGAGGGCGGGCACGTCACCGCCGCCCGCCGGGGCGGCCGGGCGGGGCAGGGAGGGCATGCAGTCCGCGCCGGGCGAGGCGGCGAACCAGACCGAGGCCCAGCTGCTCTTGTTGCGGCAGGTCCAGTCCCACAGGGAGTCCAGGTAGCGGCCCGCGGAGCCGGCGGCGGGCCCGGTCAGCGCGAGGTCGACGTCGCTGACGGGGTGGGCGGTCTCCAGGTAGTCGTCCTTCCAGCTGTTGATGCCGCCGGTGATCACCGAGGTGCCGTCGACGACGACCAGCTTGGAGTGGTTCCAGGAGAACGCGGTCTTCGAGGTGGTCATCGAGGCCACGTTCAAGGTGATGCCGGCCGCGGCCTCCGGGCCGAGCCTGGCGAGCAGTTCGTCGCGGTAGGAGGAGGGGATCACCGTGGAGTGGTAGACGGGCGCGGCGCCCACCATGATGCGGACCTTGAGCCGGCCGCCCCGGCCGACGGCCTCCTTCAGGCCCGCGACGATCGCGTCCTGGTAGCCGCCGTTGGGGAAGGGCGCCAGCGTCGATATGTCCACCGTCTCGCGGGCGGCGGCGATGTCCTGGCGCGTCTTGTCCAGGAGGCGGCGCGAGCCGGGCCGGTCGGTGCAGGCGGCGTCGCCCCAGCAGCCGGGGGTCTGCAGCAGCCAGTCGGCGCCCCCGGGAACGGAGGAGCCGAGCCGGTTGCCTGCGGTGCGCTCCCACACCGAGCCCTCCAGGCCCGGTGAGACCTGGCGCAGGGTCTGCTCGACCGAGTCCAGGTGCGGGGTGGGGGCTTGCGCGGCGGACGCCGGGGCGGCGGCGCCGAGGAGGGAGAGGCCGAGGGCGAGGGCCGTGGCGGGGACGAGGGCCGCCGGGGCCGCCGTACGGACGGTGCGTGCCAATGTGGGTCCTTGAATGGGGTGGGGGTGGCTCCGGCCGGGAGCGTGGCCGGCCACACCCCGACCTTGATCAACTCGCGTAAGTTACCAGTACGTAGGCCTGTGTTCACCCGCCCCGGGCGAGTTCCGGCCACGCACGGCCACGCACGGCGGGACGCGGGCGGGCGGGACGCGGGCGGGGTGCGGGCGGGGTGCGCGGGGTGCGGGCCTCGCGGACGGGACGCGGGCGGGCAGGGTGCGCGGCCGGACGGGGTGCGGGTGGGCGGGCAGGGTGCGGGCGGGCGGGCAGGGTGCGGGCGGGACGCGGGCGGGCAGGGTGCGGAACGCGCGGGCGGGGTGCGCGGCCGGACGGGGTGCGGGATGCGGACGCGCGGGCGGGGTGCGCGGGGTGCGGGCAGGGTGCGGACGGGACGCGGGCGGGCGGGGCCGCGGCGCGGGGCGGCTGCCGCGAGGCCGGGAACGCCGGCCGGAGGCGGGGGCGGGGTCCGGTAAGAGGCGGGCGTGTCCGGGGCCGGGCCGGGAGGCCGGGCCCCGGAGGGCGGCCGGGGGCGGAGGCCGGGGCCGGGCCCGAAGGGCGGGCCCGAAGGGCGGGGCCGGGGTGGAATTGTTCTCGCGGGCGGCTGCAACCGGCGGCTAGGGTGGGCGAGATGACTCCCGGGACGGCATTGCGCCACACACGGATCGGTGACCCGGTGCTCCGCTGAGCGCCGGACGGGCCGGTGCCCGTGTCCGCCCCCTGTCCCGCCCTCTGTCCCGCCCTCTGTACGGGCGAGGGGGCCGCGCCGCCACGGCCGCGCGGGCCCCGCCTGCGTCGTGTCGACCACAGGCTGCACACGACGACCGCAACCGGAGGATTCATGCCCGTACAGAACCTGTCGATTCCCACGCCGGACGGCCCGGCCGACGCCTTCGCCGCCTTCCCCGACGATGCCGGCCGGCAACGCCACCCGGGGGTGCTGATGTACCCGGACGGCTTCGGTATCCGGCCCGTGGTGCGGGAGATGGCCCGCGAACTGGCCGGGCACGGCTACTACGTACTCGTCCCCAACCTCTTCTACCGGCACGGCCCGGCACCGGTGATCGGCCTTCCCGGGCACATCACCGACAAGGACCGGCCCGCGCTCCTCGCCCAGCTGATGCCCCTGATCGAGGCGCACACCACCGAACGGGTCCTGCGTGACGCCGACGCCTACCTCACGTTCCTCACCGCCCGGCCCGAGGCCGGCCCCGGCCCGGTCGCGGTGACCGGGTACTGCATCGGCGGCCTCCTGGCGGTGCAGACCGCAGCGGCGCACCCCGGCCGGGTGGCCGCCGTCGCCGGATTCCACAGCCCCGTGGGCGCCGGCGGGCCCGGGGACCTGCGCCGTCTCCTGGCGGGACTGACCGCCCGGGTCCATCTCGGCCACGCCGAGAGCGACATCACGCCCGAGGCCCTCGGTGAACTCGGCCGGGCCCTGGACGCCGCGGGGCTCGCCCACACCTCGGAGATCTACCCCGGCACCGTCCACGGCTTCACCATGTCCGACACCGACGCCTTCGATCCCGCCGGGCTGCAGCGCCACTGGGACCGGCTGCTGCCCCTCCTCGCCGGCACCCTGGCCGGCGGCTGAGCCGCCCCGCACCCGGCCGGCGGCCCGTCCGGGCCCGCCGGCCGGGTGCGGGGGCGGGCGGTTCTCAGGCGGCGGCCAGGGCCTCCAGGGCGGGGACCGTCGCGGCCGGGGCCGGCAGGGCCGCGTTCTGCCCGCGCAGCCGGGCGGCCGCCTCGCGCAGCGCCGGGTCGGCGGCCAGACGGGCCAGGAGCGGGGCGTCGACGTCCTGGGACGCCGAACGCAGCCCGGCCCCGGTGGCGGTGAGGGCGTCGGCGTTGGCGAAGTGGTCGGCGCCCTGGGGAAGCAGGAGCTGGGGCAGGCCGGCCTGCAGGGCGGTGAGGAGGGTTCCGGAGCCGCCGTGGTGGACCAGCGCGTCGCAGGTGGTCAGCAGCTCGGCGAGCGGGACCCAGGGCAGCGGGCGGACGTTGTCCGGGAGCGTGCCGAGCGGGGTGAGGTCGGCGTCGCCGACGGCGAGCAGGAACTCGGCGTCCACCGACGCGGCCGCCCCGGTCAGGGCGGTGATGGCGCGGACGCCGTCCAGCTCGGTGAGGACGGTGCCCAGGGTGACGGCGATCCGCGGGCGGCTGCCGCGCCGGAGCAGGCCGGCGGGGACGGCGCCGCCGCCGTTGTAGGGGACGTAGCGCATGCGCAGGCCCTGCGCGTCGCCGCCGAGCGAGGCCGGGACGACGTTCAGCGCGGTCGGCACGGCCGGGCCGTCCACCCCGTACGCCGCGTACGCCTCGGTGAAGTTGGCGGCGAGCCGGGCGACCATGTCCAGGCCGGAGGTGACACCGAAGTTGTGGACCACCGACGGGATCTTGAGTTTGGCCGCGACCAGCGGGGCCGAGGCCTGGAAGGAGTCGTAGACCAGCAGGTCGGGACGCCAGCTGTCGGCGGCCTCCAGCAGACCCTCCACGGTCGAACGGGAGACCACCGCGAAACCGCGGGCCGCCCGGTCCAGGATCTGGTCCGTGCTCATGTCCGGGGTCACGTACCGCACTTCCTGCTCCGTGGCCCCCTCGAAGACATCCCGGATGCTGCGGCCGTCACCGATCTCGACGATCGGGAAACCGGCCCCGCGGAGCTGTTCGAGGGGCTGCGAGCCCGCGAACAGCACCTCGTGGCCGGCCGCGCGTAACGCCTGCGCGGTCGGGACCATCGGGAAGAGGTGGCCGGCCGCGGCCGGTCCGGTGAAGAGTATGCGCACGGTTTCTCCTTGCCATCGGTGCCGGTCGGGGCGGGTCGTGCGGGCCCGGCCCCGGTTCCCTCCGGTGAACCGCCGGGAACACGCCCCGCGTTCCCGGCGCAGGAGCGATAACCGGCCGTTCTCGCAGCACCCCACGCCCGGCCGGCGCGTGCCCCCGCGCGCCGGGCCCGGCCCCGGCCCCTCCGGTACCGGCAGGGGTTACCGCCGGGCCCGGCGCGCGGGGGCGGACCGGGGAGGCTGCCTGCGGGGCGGGGCGGGGGCGGGGCGGCGGTGGCCTGTTCCGGCCGCCGCGGCGGCCGGGAGCGGCACCGGTAGGATCCCGGGACGGGCGGGGCCGTAGCGCAGAGGTCGACGCGCGCGGTCTCCAAAATCGCGAGGACACCGGTTCGATTCCGGTCGGCTCCGCCCGCCCACCCCCGCGGCACACCCCGCAAACCCCCGCAACTCCCCGGACCAGTGCGGCGCGGCGCACGGCGCGGCGCGCGGCCGCCGCCCGGCGGGTACCGGCCCCCTTGAGGGTTCCCGCCTGTCAGGATGACCCCGTGACCGGATCTCATGCACGGACGGACCCCGGATGCCGCGGTGAGGGCTCCTTCCTCTCCCTCTGGTCGAAGGACTCGGTCCTGTCGATCGGCTCCGTAGGCTCAGTCCTGTCGATCGGCTCGGTGGGCTCGGTCCTGTCGATCGCCTCCGTCGGATCGTCGCTGTCCGTGCTCTGCGCCGCCTCCTGGCTCAGCACGGGCTCGCTGCTGTCCGCGCGGTCCCGCTGGTCGGTGCTGTCCTGGCACTCACGCAACGGCTTCCTGACAGCCGGCCCCACCACCGCCGCCGTCGCGGCGGCGGCTGTCGCGGCGGCCGCCGTCGCCGCCGGGCTCGCACTGCACTCCGGGCGCTTGGGGCCGGGCACTCCCCCGGCCCCACGGCCCCGAAGGCACCCCGCCCACTGAAGCCCCCCCGCCCGCCCGCCGGGCCCGGTCCGGTCCGGTCCGCACCGCGCGCGACGGCACGTAGGCGCGTACGGCGCGTACGGCGGGCTGTCCGCACCCGGCAGCCCCGGAAGGGATACGGCGGCACCCGCGAGGACACGGCAGCCCCGGAAGGGATACGGCGGGCCCCGGGAGGGATACGGGCCCCGGGAGGATGAGGCGGGGGCCTTATCCTGCCGGGATGATCAAGCCGGCCGAACTCGTGATATTCGACTGCGACGGGGTACTCGTCGACACCGAACGCATCGCCCTGCGCATCCAGCTCGCCCTGGGAGCGGAACTCGGCTGGCCGCTGACCCCCGAGGACGCCGTCGACCGGTTCATCGGACGCTCCAAGGAGTCGATCTGCGAACAGATCGCGCAGCGGCTGGGCCCGCAGACGG contains:
- a CDS encoding LLM class flavin-dependent oxidoreductase, whose product is MQFGIFTVGDVTADPTTGRVPGENERIKAMLAIAQKAEEVGLDVFATGEHHNPPFVPSSPTTMLGYIAARTEHLILSTSTTLITTNDPVKIAEDFAMLQHLADGRVDLMTGRGNTGPVYPWFGKDIRDGTDLAAENYALLRRLWDEDTVTWHGRFRTPLQSFTSTPRPLDGVAPFVWHGSIRSPETAELAAYYGDGFFHNNIFWPPSHTAQMISLYRERYAHHGHGTPEQAVVGLGGQVFMRKNSQDAVREFRPYFDNAPVYGHGPSLEEFTSQTPLTVGSPQQVIERTLSFRDYAGDYQRQLFLMDHAGLPLKTVLEQLDLLGEEVVPILRKEFANLRPAGVPDAPTHPARVAAARQTPAGDRRA
- a CDS encoding phospholipase D-like domain-containing protein, with protein sequence MARTVRTAAPAALVPATALALGLSLLGAAAPASAAQAPTPHLDSVEQTLRQVSPGLEGSVWERTAGNRLGSSVPGGADWLLQTPGCWGDAACTDRPGSRRLLDKTRQDIAAARETVDISTLAPFPNGGYQDAIVAGLKEAVGRGGRLKVRIMVGAAPVYHSTVIPSSYRDELLARLGPEAAAGITLNVASMTTSKTAFSWNHSKLVVVDGTSVITGGINSWKDDYLETAHPVSDVDLALTGPAAGSAGRYLDSLWDWTCRNKSSWASVWFAASPGADCMPSLPRPAAPAGGGDVPALAVGGLGVGIRRSDPASAFNPVLPTAGDTRCGIGVHDNTNADRDYDTVNPEESALRALVSSATSHIEISQQDVHATCPPLPRYDVRLYDALAAKLVSGVKVRIVVSDPANRGTIGSGGYSQIKSLSEVSDALRGRLTALTGDGTRARTAMCENLQLATFRASDRPTWADGKPYAQHHKLVSVDGSAFYIGSKNLYPSWLQDFGYVVESPAAARQLTSDLLDPQWRYSQATATHDYTRGLCQG
- a CDS encoding nucleotide disphospho-sugar-binding domain-containing protein encodes the protein MRILFTGPAAAGHLFPMVPTAQALRAAGHEVLFAGSQPLEQLRGAGFPIVEIGDGRSIRDVFEGATEQEVRYVTPDMSTDQILDRAARGFAVVSRSTVEGLLEAADSWRPDLLVYDSFQASAPLVAAKLKIPSVVHNFGVTSGLDMVARLAANFTEAYAAYGVDGPAVPTALNVVPASLGGDAQGLRMRYVPYNGGGAVPAGLLRRGSRPRIAVTLGTVLTELDGVRAITALTGAAASVDAEFLLAVGDADLTPLGTLPDNVRPLPWVPLAELLTTCDALVHHGGSGTLLTALQAGLPQLLLPQGADHFANADALTATGAGLRSASQDVDAPLLARLAADPALREAAARLRGQNAALPAPAATVPALEALAAA
- a CDS encoding dienelactone hydrolase family protein, which produces MPVQNLSIPTPDGPADAFAAFPDDAGRQRHPGVLMYPDGFGIRPVVREMARELAGHGYYVLVPNLFYRHGPAPVIGLPGHITDKDRPALLAQLMPLIEAHTTERVLRDADAYLTFLTARPEAGPGPVAVTGYCIGGLLAVQTAAAHPGRVAAVAGFHSPVGAGGPGDLRRLLAGLTARVHLGHAESDITPEALGELGRALDAAGLAHTSEIYPGTVHGFTMSDTDAFDPAGLQRHWDRLLPLLAGTLAGG